One part of the Sebastes fasciatus isolate fSebFas1 chromosome 8, fSebFas1.pri, whole genome shotgun sequence genome encodes these proteins:
- the LOC141772465 gene encoding oxysterol-binding protein-related protein 2-like isoform X1, which yields MLSMNSEEEFYDAETGLESDDSCEVSFKDALVFDSKQVTDGSDKQENGVWERRKTLPAEMISKNDFSVWSTLKKCIGMELSKIAMPVVFNEPLSFLQRISEYMEHTHLIHKACSLSDSIDRMQVVAAFAVSAVASQWERTGKPFNPLLGETYELIREDEGYRLISEQVSHHPPVSAFHAQSLKQEFEFHGSIYPKLKFWGKSVEAEPKGTMTLELLKHKEAYTWTNPMCCVHNVILGKLWIEQYGTVEIVNHSTGDKCVLNFKPCGMFGKELHRVEGHILDKSKKKRRVIYGKWTECMYSVDPKVYEAYKKSDKKTGGDPKKLKQEHSCEADEADEMPEVQETVTVIPGSALLWRITPRPADSAQMYNFTSFAMTLNELEPGMERLLSPTDCRLRPDIRAMENGDIDSSSAEKERLEDKQRASRRERSKDEEEWSTRLAGIKVVYLAAVSLDAAKPVSQLKVVSAGNKPSYRS from the exons ATGCTCAGTATGAACAGCGAGGAGGAGTTTTACGACgctgagacag GGCTGGAGTCAGATGATTCCTGTGAGGTCAGTTTTAAAGATGCCCTGGTGTTTGACAGTAAGCAGGTGACTGACGGCAGCGACAAACAGGAGAATGGAGTGTGGGAGCGCAG GAAAACCCTGCCTGCTGAAATGATCTCCAAAAACGATTTCAGTGTGTGGAGTACACTGAAGAAATGCATCGGCATG GAGCTGTCCAAAATAGCGATGCCGGTGGTGTTTAACGAGCCGCTGAGCTTCCTTCAGAGAATCTCAGAGTACATGGAGCACACTCACCTCATCCACAAAGCCTGCAGTTTGTCTGACTCAATAGACCGCATGCAG GTTGTTGCTGCGTTTGCTGTATCGGCTGTAGCATCTCAATGGGAACGGACTGGAAAGCCATTTAATCCTTTACTGGGGGAGACATATGAACTCATACG agaggACGAGGGATACAGATTGATCTCGGAGCAGGTGAGCCACCACCCCCCTGTCAGTGCCTTCCATGCCCAGTCTCTCAAACAAGAGTTTGAGTTTCACGGCTCCATTTACCCAAAACTCAAGTTCTGGGGCAAAAGTGTGGAGGCCGAGCCGAAAGGCACCATGACGCTGGAGCTACTGAA GCATAAAGAAGCGTACACGTGGACAAACCCAATGTGTTGTGTGCATAACGTCATCCTGGGAAAACTCTGGATTGAGCAATATGGAACCGTGGAGATAGTCAACCACAG CACGGGAGATAAGTGTGTGTTGAACTTCAAACCGTGTGGCATGTTTGGGAAAGAGCTACACAGGGTCGAAGGTCACATCCTAGACAAAAG TAAGAAGAAGCGGCGAGTGATCTATGGAAAGTGGACAGAGTGCATGTACAGCGTGGACCCCAAGGTTTACGAAGCATACAAGAAGTCAGACAAGAAGACGGGGGGAGACCCAAAAAAGCTGAAACAG gaacaTAGTTGTGAAGCTGACGAGGCAGACGAGATGCCAGAAGTTCAAGAGACTGTGACTGTGATACCAGGAAGTGCCTTACTGTGGAGGATAACGCCGCGGCCTGCTGACTCAGCACAG ATGTATAACTTCACCAGCTTTGCCATGACACTAAACGAACTGGAGCCCGGCATGGAGAGACTACTGTCGCCAACGGACTGCCGGCTGAGGCCCGACATCAGAGCCATGGAGAACGGAGACATCG actcGTCAAGTGCAGAGAAGGAGCGGTTAGAGGATAAACAAAGGGCCTCACGCAGGGAACGCTCcaaggatgaggaggagtggtCAACCAG GTTAGCTGGAATAAAAGTAGTCTACTTAGCAGCCGTGTCTCTTGATGCTGCAAAGCCCGTTTCCCAGCTAAAG GTGGTTTCAGCAGGGAACAAACCCTCATACAGGAGCTGA
- the LOC141772467 gene encoding uncharacterized protein LOC141772467, whose amino-acid sequence MSSSKTALRSQKQPRAQQQVSVQKKKKDVQSVSQSGPGGDSVKEVKPAGLQVKRPGKVSSGVPVESQRKLSDASNASEDLSKDSGCPSGKLSSSDSSSEISDCTSEGNNKQDSPSSDNDLSWIDAGAGVSPDSPEETGDIKPCVKVPRRETCSLQPDDAARAGLSLYNSSEAFMDLMMGDTTEDLVREVDDLRSENEYLKDEVEELRCEMLEMRDMFQEEEVYQLQELRLLLEQANKSCRILHYRLRKAERRSIRVAQTGQVDGELVRSLEHDIKVAKSVSLRLYNELEAVQKKDSQLEWENEALREKTQELEVAKQVLQAEVEKTRESTLKKKSIRSTASRAEKRLSQQIEDDSGDLRCQLHFAKEELALMCKKLTKLVSESEGMREELAKYHSAYGGIDATQYPEGKQNYARAREAEVKVHLKLVEEEATLLSRRIVELEMENRGLRAEMSDMREKMGRGGGEEEEEEENRDVLEENLSASTPAKDREGSLKTGCAMYEQGQDEEEEKSKGDVEASSQTEGRITACNITREGPVGGEWDPSDSHESDMNKKPDRGLKGMTVKDYEALLALRDHSCVLSSAIQLLVTPPKNGHRSPFTSPTEVDLNGKAHKIFPPGPLNEALELQQAMLLAFIGRVETLLTGEDSGVHKDGRVWDSCTFSSVSEDCKDLNLEESPSKQECVEDLRTSEVKEREKQMRQSFQSDFIRSCRTPKMRLSLQILWILHQWCQVKGPLEGKEGKDRIMSALRGLLQDLGAELRDERIEPDSEAKAKQGRAAECAGIFHDEADRTCSSKVKRLRVSPHDCEKKKNWCYLSQEAAQLDQEDPVKTWDHLIMPLSFPDLDFEQMSMERSHTAPEKSAYRIYYSPPSARRVQLAQLKQSPVADRESVNSGSCWCTPATSFSPLCLGSAANLSDDMKEMTASWRQSVHGGSQERRGRLQQRWVDVACSGTQTHMKPQMVSVGLQTDGSVTVRGSPSRVLSTSLVSARSHHISTSLDGVPGRIERSRSSTSSPKLYRRHSASGASSPSSSTNMTSSSSSPSTSRDRALWNLNHQSHTGLTWTRQTSHRTVAGQSHSSLGSAKPPSKPVGANRYGMVTEFLRRVSGRAEKPVPVPVPGSGQKTKNGLKNLERVPTRPPAAPLHRNDSVTRIVNQRFMKQREEKGSSLNHGVRQSPNTLPTEEGNYDCSSSSTLTFCFARPSRSTQRQTSNQSKLHRHRHSPPASAAADSNRE is encoded by the exons ATGAGCAGCTCAAAGACTGCTCTCCGGAGCCAGAAACAACCCAGGGCTCAGCAGCAGGTTTCTgtccagaagaagaagaaagatgtTCAAAGTGTCTCTCAGTCAGGTCCAGGAGGAGACTCTGTGAAGGAGGTGAAACCGGCCGGACTGCAGGTGAAACGACCGGGTAAAGTGTCCTCAGGTGTCCCGGTGGAGAGCCAGAGGAAGCTGTCCGATGCCAGCAACGCTTCAGAGGACCTGAGCAAAGACTCCGGCTGTCCGTCTGGTAAACTGTCCTCCTCAGACAGCAGCTCAGAGATATCAGACTGCACCTCGGAGGGCAACAATAAGCAGGACTCTCCGAGCAGCGACAATGATTTAAGCTGGATCGACGCGGGAGCCGGTGTTAGCCCGGACAGCCcggaggagacaggagacatTAAACCGTGTGTGAAGGTACCGAGGAGGGAGACCTGCTCTCTGCAGCCGGATGATGCTGCCAGAGCCGGGCTCAGTCTGTATAACTCCTCGGAGGCGTTTATGGATCTCATGATGGGAGACACAACCGAGGATCTGGTCCGGGAGGTGGACGATCTGAGATCAGAGAACGAATATTTGAAA GATGAGGTTGAGGAGCTTCGCTGTGAGATGCTGGAAATGCGTGACATgttccaggaggaggaggtttaccagctgcaggagctgcggctgctgctggagcaggcCAACAAGTCCTGTCGTATCCTGCACTACCGCCTCCGCAAGGCCGAGCGCCGCAGCATCCGTGTGGCTCAGACGGGGCAGGTGGACGGGGAGCTGGTCCGGAGCTTGGAGCACGATatcaag GTTGCAAAGAGTGTGTCCCTCCGTCTGTACAACGAGCTGGAGGCGGTGCAGAAGAAGGATTCCCAGTTGGAGTGGGAAAATGAGGCGCTGCGTGAGAAGACTCAGGAACTGGAAGTGGCAAAGCAGGTGTTGCAGGCTGAGGTGGAGAAAACCAGAGAG AGCACTCTGAAGAAGAAAAGCATCCGATCGACAGCCAGCAGAGCTGAGAAGAGGCTCTCTCAGCAGATTGAG GATGACAGCGGCGATCTCAGGTGCCAACTCCACTTTGCCAAAGAGGAATTAGCTCTCATGTGCAAGAAGCTCACCAAGTTGGTATCAGAGAGTGAGGGCATGCGTGAGGAGCTGGCCAAATACCACTCAGCCTACGGCGGCATAGACGCCACCCAATATCCTGAGGGCAAACAAAACTACGCCCGCGCCAGGGAGGCAGAGGTCAAAGTTCACCTGAAACTGGTGGAAGAGGAGGCCACGCTCCTCAGCCGGCGCATCGTTGAACTGGAAATGGAGAACCGCGGACTGCGAGCAGAAATGAGCGACATGAGAGAGAAAATGggacgaggaggaggggaagaagaagaagaagaagagaatcGGGATGTGTTGGAAGAAAATCTGTCAGCTTCCACGCCGGcgaaggacagagagggaagTTTGAAAACAGGATGCGCAATGTACGAGCAGGGTCAGgacgaggaagaagagaaaagtAAAGGTGACGTTGAGGCTTCATCACAGACAGAAGGGAGGATTACTGCTTGTAATATTACTAGAGAGGGTCCTGTGGGCGGTGAGTGGGACCCTTCAGACAGTCATGAGAGCGATATGAACAAAAAACCTGACAGAGGTCTCAAAGGAATGACGGTGAAAGACTATGAAGCTCTTCTAGCTCTCAGAGATCATTCCTGCGTTTTGAGTTCAGCCATCCAGCTCCTGGTGACGCCACCAAAAAACGGGCACCGCTCACCTTTTACCTCTCCGACAGAGGTGGACTTGAATGGCAAGGCGCATAAGATATTCCCACCGGGGCCTTTGAATGAGGCTTTGGAGCTTCAACAGGCCATGCTGTTGGCTTTCATCGGGAGAGTGGAGACGCTCCTAACAGGAGAAGATTCAGGCGTTCACAAGGACGGACGTGTTTGGGATTCCTGcactttctcctctgtctctgaAGACTGTAAAGATCTTAATCTTGAAGAGTCACCAAGTAAGCAGGAGTGTGTAGAAGACCTCCGCACCTCAGAGGTtaaggagagagaaaaacaaatgagaCAATCCTTCCAATCGGACTTCATCCGCAGCTGCAGGACCCCAAAAATGCGACTGTCCTTGCAGATTCTGTGGATCCTCCATCAATGGTGTCAAGTTAAAGGACCCCTGGAGGGGAAAGAG gGTAAAGACAGAATCATGTCTGCGCTGCGGGGGTTGTTGCAAGACCTCGGCGCAGAGCTTCGGGATGAACGGATTGAACCCGACAGTGAGGCCAAGGCCAAGCAGGGCAGGGCAGCTGAG TGTGCCGGTATCTTTCACGATGAAGCTGACAG AACGTGCAGCTCAAAAGTGAAAAGACTTCGGGTTTCTCCACATGActgtgagaagaagaagaactggtGCTATCTGAGCCAGGAGGCGGCCCAGCTGGACCAAGAAGACCCCGTTAAGACGTGGGACCATCTAATCATGCCGCTTAGCTTCCCTGATCTGGACTTTGAGCAGATGTCCATGGAGAGGAGCCACACTGCCCCGGAGAAGTCTGCCTACCGCATCTACTACAGCCCCCCGTCAGCCAGAAGAGTCCAGCTGGCTCAGCTGAAGCAAAGCCCCGTCGCAGACAGAGAGTCTGTCAACTCTGGCTCTTGTTGGTGCACGCCGGCGACCTCCTTCTCTCCGCTCTGTCTGGGCTCAGCTGCTAACCTCAGCGACGACATGAAGGAAATGACGGCCAGCTGGAGGCAGTCAGTTCATGGCGGTTcacaggagaggagggggagattACAGCAGCGGTGGGTGGACGTGGCCTGCTCAGGTACTCAGACCCACATGAAGCCACAGATGGTGAGCGTTGGTCTGCAGACAGATGGGTCAGTGACTGTGAGAGGCAGTCCATCCCGGGTCCTGAGCACCTCCCTTGTCTCCGCCCGCTCTCACCACATCTCCACCTCACTGGACGGGGTGCCAGGCAGAATCGAGAGGTCCAGatcctccacctcctcacctAAACTGTACCGGAGACACTCTGCATCCGGTGcatcctctccctcctcatccACCAAtatgacctcctcctcctcatctccatcCACCTCCAGAGACCGAGCACTGTGGAACCTGAACCACCAAAGCCACACCGGCCTCACGTGGACTCGACAAACCAGTCACAGAACCGTCGCAGGACAGAGCCACAGCTCTCTGGGTAGCGCCAAGCCTCCAAGCAAACCTGTAGGTGCCAACCGTTATGGCATGGTCACAGAGTTCCTGCGCAGGGTGAGCGGCCGGGCAGAGAAACCGGTACCGGTACCAGTACCGGGGTCAGGGCAGAAGACGAAGAACGGTCTGAAGAACCTGGAACGTGTTCCAACGAGGCCTCCCGCCGCTCCGCTGCACAGGAACGACAGCGTGACGAGGATCGTCAACCAGAGGTTCatgaagcagagagaggagaaggggagCAGTCTGAACCACGGCGTCCGACAGAGCCCAAATACACTCCCAACAGAG GAGGGAAACTACGactgcagctccagcagcactTTGACCTTCTGCTTCGCCCGCCCATCTCGCTCCACCCAGAGACAAACGTCAAACCAGAGCAAACTCCACCGACACAGACACTCGCCTCCAGCGAGCGCCGCTGCAGACTCCAACCGTGAGTGA
- the LOC141772465 gene encoding oxysterol-binding protein-related protein 2-like isoform X2 — translation MLSMNSEEEFYDAETGLESDDSCEVSFKDALVFDSKQVTDGSDKQENGVWERRKTLPAEMISKNDFSVWSTLKKCIGMELSKIAMPVVFNEPLSFLQRISEYMEHTHLIHKACSLSDSIDRMQVVAAFAVSAVASQWERTGKPFNPLLGETYELIREDEGYRLISEQVSHHPPVSAFHAQSLKQEFEFHGSIYPKLKFWGKSVEAEPKGTMTLELLKHKEAYTWTNPMCCVHNVILGKLWIEQYGTVEIVNHSTGDKCVLNFKPCGMFGKELHRVEGHILDKSKKKRRVIYGKWTECMYSVDPKVYEAYKKSDKKTGGDPKKLKQEHSCEADEADEMPEVQETVTVIPGSALLWRITPRPADSAQMYNFTSFAMTLNELEPGMERLLSPTDCRLRPDIRAMENGDIDSSSAEKERLEDKQRASRRERSKDEEEWSTRWFQQGTNPHTGAEDWLYTGGYFDRNYTDCPNIY, via the exons ATGCTCAGTATGAACAGCGAGGAGGAGTTTTACGACgctgagacag GGCTGGAGTCAGATGATTCCTGTGAGGTCAGTTTTAAAGATGCCCTGGTGTTTGACAGTAAGCAGGTGACTGACGGCAGCGACAAACAGGAGAATGGAGTGTGGGAGCGCAG GAAAACCCTGCCTGCTGAAATGATCTCCAAAAACGATTTCAGTGTGTGGAGTACACTGAAGAAATGCATCGGCATG GAGCTGTCCAAAATAGCGATGCCGGTGGTGTTTAACGAGCCGCTGAGCTTCCTTCAGAGAATCTCAGAGTACATGGAGCACACTCACCTCATCCACAAAGCCTGCAGTTTGTCTGACTCAATAGACCGCATGCAG GTTGTTGCTGCGTTTGCTGTATCGGCTGTAGCATCTCAATGGGAACGGACTGGAAAGCCATTTAATCCTTTACTGGGGGAGACATATGAACTCATACG agaggACGAGGGATACAGATTGATCTCGGAGCAGGTGAGCCACCACCCCCCTGTCAGTGCCTTCCATGCCCAGTCTCTCAAACAAGAGTTTGAGTTTCACGGCTCCATTTACCCAAAACTCAAGTTCTGGGGCAAAAGTGTGGAGGCCGAGCCGAAAGGCACCATGACGCTGGAGCTACTGAA GCATAAAGAAGCGTACACGTGGACAAACCCAATGTGTTGTGTGCATAACGTCATCCTGGGAAAACTCTGGATTGAGCAATATGGAACCGTGGAGATAGTCAACCACAG CACGGGAGATAAGTGTGTGTTGAACTTCAAACCGTGTGGCATGTTTGGGAAAGAGCTACACAGGGTCGAAGGTCACATCCTAGACAAAAG TAAGAAGAAGCGGCGAGTGATCTATGGAAAGTGGACAGAGTGCATGTACAGCGTGGACCCCAAGGTTTACGAAGCATACAAGAAGTCAGACAAGAAGACGGGGGGAGACCCAAAAAAGCTGAAACAG gaacaTAGTTGTGAAGCTGACGAGGCAGACGAGATGCCAGAAGTTCAAGAGACTGTGACTGTGATACCAGGAAGTGCCTTACTGTGGAGGATAACGCCGCGGCCTGCTGACTCAGCACAG ATGTATAACTTCACCAGCTTTGCCATGACACTAAACGAACTGGAGCCCGGCATGGAGAGACTACTGTCGCCAACGGACTGCCGGCTGAGGCCCGACATCAGAGCCATGGAGAACGGAGACATCG actcGTCAAGTGCAGAGAAGGAGCGGTTAGAGGATAAACAAAGGGCCTCACGCAGGGAACGCTCcaaggatgaggaggagtggtCAACCAG GTGGTTTCAGCAGGGAACAAACCCTCATACAGGAGCTGAGGACTGGCTGTACACAGGTGGATACTTTGACAGGAATTACACTGACTGTCCCAACATCTATTGA